The nucleotide sequence TCAGTTAAAAGAAGAACTCACTTTATATTTCGATAAAAAACTATGCGAATTTACTGTTCCGCTGGTATTAACAGGAACCGATTTTCAACAGAAAGTATTTCAATCATTAATTAAAATCCGGTACGGAAGCACATCAACTTACAAAAATCAGGCAATTGTTTTGGGCGATTTAAAAGCGATTCGTGCCGTTGCAACTGCGAATGGATTGAATAAAATTGCTATTGTAATTCCGTGCCATAGAATTATTGGGAGCGATGGTTCAATGGTTGGTTACGCAGGAGGAATCCATAGAAAAGAAGCCTTATTGCAGCTTGAAGGAGCTTTGCAGCAAACTCAGTTAAGTCTTTTATAGTTTATGAGTGAGCTTGATGTAAAGAAATTCAACCGAATTTTAAGCATTTACGTGCAATTGCAATCACGAAACTGGATTACAGCGCAACAATTTGCAGATCGCTATCAGGTAAGTGTTCGAACTATTTATCGCGATATAAAAGCGTTAGAAAATTCCGGTGTGCCAATTTATAACGAGCAGGGTAAAGGTTTTGCTTTGGTTGAAGGATACAAAATTCCACCGACTATTTTTACAAAAGATGAAGCGTATAGTTTTGTGATTGCCGAAAAACTGATGGAAAAATATGCCGATAAAAAAATGAGTTTCAATTTTTCATCTGCTTTACATAAAATGAAAGCGGTTTTACGATCAAGCGAAAAAGAAAATGTAGCTTTAATTGAAGATCAGTTTTTAATATTTGATACCGCATCGAACGAAACTTCTAACGAAGTTCTTTCAATTTTGTTAGAAAGTGTTGTTTCTAAAAAACAGATTGAAATTTTATACCAAAAACCTGGAGAAAATAAAGCTGATAAGCGACTTTTAGAGCCCATCGGAATTTTTTACGAAAACGATTATTGGTATTTTATTGCATTTTGTTATTTGCGAAATAATTACCGTCAATTTAGAATTGACCGCGTAAAACAAATCGTGAATACAGAAGTTTCTTTTAATCGAGAACACAAACCATTAGATTATTTTTTGAATGCAAAAAAGCAGGTGGAAGTTATAAAAACAACAGTTAAAATTTTAGCACCTAAAAAATCGGCACATTATTTTAATTGGGATCGAAATACATATGGTTTTGTATCAGAAAAAGAACTAAATGATAAAATGGAATTGACGTTTGAAACCACAACCCATTTACAATATTTTGCCCGCTGGTTTTTAATGTTTGCAGCCGAAGCTGAAATTACCGAACCTTTAGAATTAAGACAAATAGTTGCCGATTTATTACAAAAGGCAATTGAAAAAATGTAAAAAAGAGAGCAAACGCTCTCTTTTTTAGTAACGCTCCCAGAAAAAAGGAGGTTCAATATTTAAGCTTCTTAAATAAACGTAACCTTGTCCGCGGTGATGAACTTCATTATCAACAAAATATAAAATATTCTGAATTACAGGAAACTTATATTCACCAAACAAATTAAAATCTTCCTTAAAACGATCTTCAGAAATCTGCATAAATAATTCATTGATTTTTGGCGTAGCATTGTCCCAAGCGTTTAATAAATCGGCTTTAGTGTTCAGTGGTAAATTGTGGTTGTAACCTTCGGTAGAATTGTTTACAATTCCTTCCAAACCAGGAACAGCAATAGATAGTAGCTCTTTAACTAAATCGGCAAACGTACGCATACCGCCAATGCTAAATTCAAAAAGTTCTTTTTCCGGAAATGCTTCAATAACTCTTCTAGTTAATGCTCTGTGACCTTGCCAGTGGTTTAATAATTCTTCGTTTGTTAAAATGTTTGCTTTCATAATAATTGATTTAATTGTTATTTTCAGTTCAAAATTACGCTGCAGGTTTGACAACTGTGTGTCACAATAAAAAATATTTTTTCAGATTTATTAATTTTTGTTTGTTAAAACATTTTAAATAAATTCTTGTAACTACACGGATAACTTTATCTTTGCAAAAAATTTCTTTAATGAAATATCTTTTATTTATTGTAATATATGCTTTGTTGTGGTGCGTTTCAAAGTTGCCATTTAAAGTATTGTATCTACTTTCGAACGTTTTTTATTTTTTGATCTATAAAGTAGTAAAATATCGGGTTAAAACGGTTCGATACAATTTAGAATTGACTTTTCCGCAATTATCATCAATCGAAAGAAAAGAAATCGAACGAAAATTTTATATTCATTTGTGCGATTTGTTTCTTGAGATGATTAAAACCATTACCATTTCACCAAAAGAACTAGACAAACGCTTTGTTTTTAAAAACGTAGAACTAATGAAAACCTACGAACAAAAACAAAAAAGTATTATTTTAATGTTGCCGCATTACGGAAATTGGGAGTGGGTGATAGGCTTGGGGCAGCATTTAGAGTTTAAAGGTTTCGGTATTTATAAAGCATTAAAAAATAAACATTTTGATAAACTTTTTAGAGATATTCGTTCACGTTTTAATGCTGAATTGATTGATACACATCATACAACAGGCGCTATTCGTGAAAATCAGGCAAAAGGTTTATATGGTGTTTATTTGTTTTTAAGCGATCAAACGCCCTTGTTAAGAGAAAAACTTCATTGGGAACCGTTTATGGGGATTGATGTACCAATACATATGGGTGCCGAAGTTTTAGCCAGAAAATTAAATATGAATATTTTGTATTTAAAGGTTGATAAAGTGAAACGCGGACACTATGAAGCGACTTTTTCTGAAATTACCGATGATATTAAAAACGAACCAAAATACAAACCAACCCGAATGTTTTTAGATAAGGTAGAAGAACAGATTAAGGCTGTTCCCGAATACTACTTCTGGACGCATAAACGTTGGAAACACAAAGACCAAAAAGATCAATTTAAAACCAAATAATTTCGATAAAAAAAGAAGACTAAAAGTCTTCTTTTTTGCTTATTTTTTCTTCATTTTCATTTTTAGCTGATCACCAGAAAAAAGGTGTAATTCATTATTAATGATTTTATAGTTGGTGATTTTTGGCAATTCGGTTAAAAATTCTTGTTCCATATTTTCGTGAACACACATCATTCGGGTTGCTGCGATTTTTGAAAAACGTATCACTTCGTTTTGAATAAAAATTCCGCCATTAATACCGTTACAACTTGCATTTCCTGTTACACGTTGTTCTTCACCATCAAATTCTAAATACGGTGTTTTAAGGTATTTATTTTCAGGAATTTCGATTCCGTTAAAATACGCTAATTCCCATTTTCCCTGCAATTTTTTTGGTACAATATAATTTCCACAGCCGTTTAATTTCTGCTCGTTGTTTTTAGTAACGATTGAAACGCTTGTTTTAAACGCAAAAAGATTGTCAGACATTCCGTCTGAACATTCTTGTTGTGTTACCGTTAACTTGATTTGCTGATTGTTATTTTCAGCGGTAATCAATTGTATATTGGCATCTTGAACTTTATCAATGCTGCTTACAGAAAAAACCTCCAGTTTTCCGTCAATATCTTTATAAACAATAAAATCATCGCTTATTTCAATGTTCCAAAAAGGTTCGGTTCCCAATCCTTTAAAATACGGATCAAACGTTTTTTCATTAAATTTTTTTGCCGACTCATTGTTGTCTGTTGTATTCTTACCCGATTTACAAGAAACTGTACATATGGTTAAAATAAGAAAAAATAATAGTTGAATCTTTTTCATAACAAAAATTTTGATCTAAAATACAAAAAAATCCCGGTAAATCGGGATTTTTTTTAGTTCTTATTCGTAGCAATTACAAACTTAAGATTGTTTTTAACGCCAATTTGTAAAACGTTTACTAAATCTTGTACCTGTAAGTTGTAAGGAATTCTAACAACAACGGTTTGTGTTTTATCTCCGCCAAGTTTTGCTAACAAATGTGCTTCTAAATCTTGCGGATTAACCGGTTCTTTATCAATGAAAAATTCTTTATTTTCGTTTACCGATAAAGTAATCAGCTGCTTATTTGTTTTTTCTGTTGATTCTGCTTTAGGCAATGTCATTTTAATAACATTTGGATTTGCCAAGGTTGATATAATAATAAAGAAAAGCAATAGAAAAAACATAATGTCGCTTAACGATGAAGTTGCAACTTCAGCATGAAATCGTTTATTTCTCTTTATTGCCATTTGGTCTTTGTATTATGTTAATAAATTTTAAAATAATTTTTTGCGATTGTAATGCAAAACTGTCAATCTTTCCGTTTAAAAGGTGGTACGCAGCATAAGCAATAATACCAACAATTAATCCGGCGCCACTACTAATCATTTTCTCGTACAAACCACCAGAAATGTTAGCAATACTAATATTTTCGGTAATAGATATGTTGTAGAAAATTTTAATAACTCCCGAAATAGTTCCAACGAAGCCTAAAGTAGGTGCAATACCGGCGATAGTTCCCAAATGGTTCAGTTTTTTCTCCATATTGGCAATTTCAATATTGGTAACTTTTTCCATATTCGACTCAATTTCCGAAATTGGTCTGCCAATTGTCAATAATCCTTCGTGTAAAACTTTAGATTCCGATGTGTTTTCACGTTGAACCGATGCAATTGCTAAATCTAAATTACCCGAATTAAGCTGTGTGCTTAAAGAATCCATTAGTCCCGGACTTGTTTGTTTGGCCGATTTCTGAATATAAAAGTATCTTTCAAAAGTAAGATAAATGGTGTAAATGAACAAAATAACAATAGGTATTAAAAACACTCCACCTTTCATTGCAAACTCAAAAAGAGAAAGTTCCTTTGTTGTGGTAACGTTTTCTACAAGGGCTTGGGTTGTTTGTGTTAAACTGTCAGGTGCAGTTTGCAAAAAAAATGTCATCATAAAGTTTTATTTAACGCTTAAAAAAATGATTTTTGTAGATTGATATTTTTCAACAATTATTTGTGCTAAATAATGAAAAAAATATTACATATTAAATTATTATAAAACAAAATTTGGTATATATGGACGAGTATCAAGATACAATTGATTGGATGTTTACGCAATTGCCAATGTTTCAGCGTATAGGATCGGCTGCGTTTATAAAAGATTTAACGAATACACAAAAAATTGCAACGCATTTAAATCATCCCGAACGCAATTTTAAAACCGTGCACGTGGGCGGAACTAATGGTAAAGGTTCCACGTCGTCTTTAATAGCGTCTGTTTTGCAACAAGCTGGTTTTAAGGTTGGTTTGTACACATCGCCGCATTTGGTTGATTTTCGCGAGCGTATCCGTATAAATGGCGAAGAAATTTCGGAAGAATTTGTTGTCGATTTTATCAAAAATAATAAAGCGTTTCTAGAAAATAATAAATTAAGTTTCTTTGAAATGACCGTTGGTATGGCTTTTCAGTATTTTTCTGATCAAAAAGTCGATGTAGCAATTATCGAAGTCGGTTTGGGCGGTCGTTTAGATTCCACAAATATCATCACTCCTTTAGTAAGTGTAATTACCAATATTGGTTGGGATCACGTGAATTTATTGGGAAATACGCTGGAAGAAATCGCTTTTGAAAAGGCAGGAATTATTAAAGAAAACATTCCTGTTGTTATTGGCGAATTTACTGATGAAACCAAGAAAGTATTTGAAAATGAAGCTAAATTGAAAAATGCTCCCATTTATTTTGCTTCGACAATTGATGATATTCCCGAGTTAGATTCCGATTTAAAAGGAAATTACCAAGTTCACAATAAAAAAACGGCATATCAGGCACTACAATTATTAAAGAATCATTTTTTGATTTCTGATGATGATATTGTCAAAGGATTTTTAAATGTTGAAAAAAATACAGGTTTAAAAGGAAGGTGGACAGTTTTGTCTGAAAAACCTTTGATTGTTGCCGATACCGCACACAACAAAAACGGACTAGAAATAGTAATGCAGCAAGTACAACAGCAAAAATTCGATAAATTATTTATGGTATTTGGTGTTGTAAACGATAAAGATCTTGATGCTATTTTGCCGTACTTACCAAAGAATGCCGAATATTTTGTTGCCAAACCAAATGTTCCCCGTGGATTAGACGCTGCTATTTTAAAAGAAAAATTAATCCAAAACGGATTTAACGCAACAGCTTTCAATTCCATCCCCAAAGCTTTAAGTCACGCAAAAAGCAAAGCAGCTATTAACGATATGATATATATTGGCGGAAGTACTTTTGTTGTGGCAGAAGTGGTTTAATTTATGAATTTAAACATTAAAACTGTTAAAATAATTTTCTAATTACTTAATGATAAGTTAACTAAAAAATAACTCAAAAAAAAGATTAAAAATAATTAGGAAATAGAAAAAAAGAGTAGCTATCTTTGCACCGTTGAAAAACAAAAAACGTTCTTTTAAAGATTTAGTAACACAAGAAAAATTTAAAAAAATAAATTTGGATTGTATTTAAAAAAGAATGTAGCTTTGCAATCCGATTCCGAAAAGGATTTTGAGAAAAAGTTCTTCAAAATTTAAATAGTAATCACGGTAAATTTTTTAAAAATAAATTTGTGAGATTTAAAAAGAGTTTTTACCTTTGCAACCGCTTAGAAAAACAAGCTAAGCAAGCAAAAAAAGAATAACAAGTTCATAGACATATTGGATTAACAGAAAATTAAAGAGTAAGAGCTTTTGGGTAACTAAAAGGTCTTGAACAACACATCAAAAAATATAAAAAATATACGATGAAGAGTTTGATCCTGGCTCAGGATGAACGCTAGCGGCAGGCCTAACACATGCAAGTCGAGGGGTAGAGTAAGCTTGCTTACTTGAGACCGGCGCACGGGTGCGTAACGCGTATGCAATCTACCTTATACTAAGGGATAGCCCAGAGAAATTTGGATTAATACCTTATAGTTAATAGAGTTGGCATCGACTTTATTATAAAGATTTATTGGTATAAGATGAGCATGCGTCCCATTAGTTAGTTGGTAAGGTAACGGCTTACCAAGACGATGATGGGTAGGGGTCCTGAGAGGGAGATCCCCCACACTGGTACTGAGACACGGACCAGACTCCTACGGGAGGCAGCAGTGAGGAATATTGGTCAATGGACGCAAGTCTGAACCAGCCATGCCGCGTGTAGGATGAAGCATCTATGGTGTGTAAACTACTTTTGTACGGGAAGAAACACCTCTTCGAGAAGAGACTTGACGGTACCGTAAGAATAAGGATCGGCTAACTCCGTGCCAGCAGCCGCGGTAATACGGAGGATCCAAGCGTTATCCGGAATCATTGGGTTTAAAGGGTCCGTAGGCGGCCTTATAAGTCAGCGGTGAAAGTTTTTGGCTTAACCAAAAAATTGCCGTTGATACTGTAGGGCTTGAATTTTTGTGAAGTAACTAGAATATGTAGTGTAGCGGTGAAATGCTTAGATATTACATGGAATACCAATTGCGAAGGCAGGTTACTAACAAACGATTGACGCTGATGGACGAAAGCGTGGGTAGCGAACAGGATTAGATACCCTGGTAGTCCACGCCGTAAACGATGGATACTAGCTGTTTGGTAGTAATACTGAGTGGCTAAGCGAAAGTGATAAGTATCCCACCTGGGGAGTACGAACGCAAGTTTGAAACTCAAAGGAATTGACGGGGGCCCGCACAAGCGGTGGAGCATGTGGTTTAATTCGATGATACGCGAGGAACCTTACCAGGGCTTAAATGTAGTTTGACGTTATTGGAAACAGTAATTTCTTCGGACAAATTACAAGGTGCTGCATGGTTGTCGTCAGCTCGTGCCGTGAGGTGTCAGGTTAAGTCCTATAACGAGCGCAACCCCTGTTGTTAGTTGCCAGCGAGTAATGTCGGGAACTCTAACAAGACTGCCAGTGTAAACTGCGAGGAAGGTGGGGATGACGTCAAATCATCACGGCCCTTACGTCCTGGGCCACACACGTGCTACAATGGACGGTACAGAGAGCAGCCACTTAGCAATAAGGAGCGAATCTATAAAACCGTTCTCAGTTCGGATCGGAGTCTGCAACTCGACTCCGTGAAGCTGGAATCGCTAGTAATCGGATATCAGCCATGATCCGGTGAATACGTTCCCGGGCCTTGTACACACCGCCCGTCAAGCCATGGAAGCTGGGGGTACCTGAAGTCGGTGACCGCAAGGAGCTGCCTAGGGTAAAACCGGTAACTAGGGCTAAGTCGTAACAAGGTAGCCGTACCGGAAGGTGCGGCTGGAACACCTCCTTTCTAGAGATGGTTCAAGCATCTTTTACTCTTTAACTGTTGGTTCAAAAAATAAAAAAATAAGTAAAATACAGAGTCTCGTAGCTCAGCTGGTTAGAGTACTACACTGATAATGTAGGGGTCGGCAGTTCGAGTCTGCCCGGGACTACTTTAAATTACGAATTGATAATTATGAATTACAAATTATGAATTACGAATTAAAAACTGAAAAACTTATTTACAAGGAAATTCTAGAAGTTAAGAATCCACAATTCGTAATTCGTAATTAAAAGATTCGTAATTAAATTGGGGGATTAGCTCAGCTGGCTAGAGCGCCTGCCTTGCACGCAGGAGGTCATCGGTTCGACTCCGATATTCTCCACGATTTACTGTACTATGTAAATTGTATATCGTATAATGAAACATTATACAATTTTACAAAATACATTATACAATACAAAAAGTTCATTGACATATTGAGATACATTTAAAAAGTAGAAAATATTTTTAGTTGTAAGTATTATGTTTTAAGTTGTAAGTTTTCGAACTAAAGATAAAAAGCAACATACTACAAACTAACATAATAATATAAAGCACATTTTTTGGTTGTAAGTTATAAGGTATACGTTTTAGGTTTACGAACCTATAACATAAAACCTACAACATAGAACTAAAAAAGTAGAGCACAATAAGCAAAATAAGGGCGTATGGGGAATGCCTAGGCTCTCAGAGGCGACGAAGGACGTGATAAGCTGCGAAAAGCTGCGGGGATTGGCACACACGAATAGATCCGCAGATATCCGAATGGGGCAACCCGGCATGTTGAAGACATGTCACATCGATAGATGAGCAAACCCGCTGAACTGAAACATCTAAGTAGGCGGAGGAGAAGAAAACAAAAGTGATTGCGTAAGTAGTGGCGAGCGAACGCGCAGAAGCCCAAACCAAAGTTGTTACGGCAATTTTGGGGTTGTAGGACCACGATATTGTATGCAAAGCGAATAAGAATCATCTGGAAAGATGAACCACAGAGGGTGATAGTCCCGTATTGGTAAGCAATGTAATACATAGTGGTATCCTGAGTAGGTCGGGGCACGTGAAACCTTGATTGAAACCGGCGGGACCATCCGCCAAGGCTAAATACTCCTGAGAGACCGATAGTGAACCAGTACCGTGAGGGAAAGGTGAAAAGAACCGTGAATAACGGAGTGAAACAGAACCTGAAACCATACGCCTACAAGCGGTCGGAGCTTCTTCGTGAAGTGACGGCGTGCCTTTTGCATAATGAGCCTACGAGTTACCGTTGCTGGCAAGGTTAAGTACTTCAGGTACGCAGCCGAAGCGAAAGCGAGTCTTAATAGGGCGATGCAGTCAGTAATGGTAGACGCGAAACCGTGTGATCTACCCATGGGCAGGTTGAAGTTTGGGTAACACCAAATGGAGGACCGAACCGGTTGACGTTGAAAAGTCTTCGGATGACCTGTGGGTAGGGGTGAAAGGCCAATCAAACTCGGAAATAGCTCGTACTCCCCGAAATGCATTTAGGTGCAGCGCTGATATAGTTTAATAGAGGTAGAGCTACTGATTGGATGCGGGGGCTTCACCGCCTACCAATTCCTGACAAACTCCGAATGCTACTAAATGATTTACAGCAGTGAGGGCATGGGTGCTAAGGTCCATGTCCGAGAGGGAAAGAACCCAGACCATCAGCTAAGGTCCCCAAATGTATGCTAAGTTGAAAAAACGCGGTTTGATTGCCCCGACAGCTAGGATGTTGGCTTGGAAGCAGCCATTCATTTAAAGAGTGCGTAACAGCTCACTAGTCGAGCGATCGAGCATGGATAATAATCGGGCATAAGCATACTACCGAAGCTATGGATTTATAGTAATATAAGTGGTAGGGGAGCATTCTAAACCGGGTAGAAGGTGATTTGTGAGAATTGCTGGACTGTTTAGAAAAGAAAATGTAGGCATAAGTAACGATAATGCGGGCGAGAAACCCGCACACCGTAAGACCAAGGTTTCCGCAGCTATGCTAATCAGCTGCGGGTTAGTCGGGACCTAAGGCACACCCGAAGGGGGACGTCGATGGCCAACGGGTTAATATTCCCGTACTTGTAATAGTTGTGATGGAGTGACGCAGTGGTGAAAGTACCGCGAACTGACGGAATAGTTCGTTAAAGCACGTACCTATATCCTTTATAGTAAAATGCGTAGAGGATGGAGAAATGCGATAGTACACGGAGCCTTCGGGCAAAGTGATAGTGTACCTAAAGGCTGTCAAGAAAAGCTTCTAAACTTAGATTATTACAACCCGTACCGCAAACCGACACAGGTGGTCGAGGAGAGTATCCTCAGGTGCTCGAGAGATTCATGGCTAAGGAATTAGGCAAAATAGACCTGTAACTTCGGGAGAAAGGTCGCCAGCAGCAATGCTGGCCGCAGTGAAAAGGTCCAGGCGACTGTTTATCAAAAACACAGGGCTCTGCCAAATCGTAAGATGAAGTATAGGGCCTGACACCTGCCCGGTGCTGGAAGGTTAAGAGGAGATGTTATCTTCGGAGAAGCATTGAATTGAAGCCCCAGTAAACGGCGGCCGTAACTATAACGGTCCTAAGGTAGCGAAATTCCTTGTCGGGTAAGTTCCGACCTGCACGAATGGTGTAACGATCTGGACACTGTCTCAGCCATGAGCTCGGTGAAATTGTAGTATCGGTGAAGATGCCGATTACCCGCAGTGGGACGAAAAGACCCTGTGCACCTTTACTATAGCTTAGTATTGTTCTTGGATAAGTGATGTGTAGGATAGGTGGGAGACTGTGAGCCGGGTTCGCTAGGATTCGGGGAGTCATTGTTGAAATACCACCCTTTGCTTATCTGAGATCTAACTCGATATTGTTGAGGACATTGCTTGGTGGGTAGTTTGACTGGGGTGGTCGCCTCCAAAAGAGTAACGGAGGCTTCTAAAGGTTCCCTCAGCACGCTTGGTAACCGTGCGTAGAGTGCAATGGCAAAAGGGAGCTTGACTGAGAGACCTACAAGTCGATCAGGTACGAAAGTAGAGCATAGTGATCCGGTGGTTCCGCATGGAAGGGCCATCGCTCAAAGGATAAAAGGTACGCCGGGGATAACAGGCTGATCTCCCCCAAGAGCTCATATCGACGGGGGGGTTTGGCACCTCGATGTCGGCTCGTCACATCCTGGGGCTGGAGAAGGTCCCAAGGGTTGGGCTGTTCGCCCATTAAAGTGGCACGCGAGCTGGGTTCAGAACGTCGTGAGACAGTTCGGTCTCTATCTACTGTGGGCGTTAGAAATTTGAGTGGATCTGATTCTAGTACGAGAGGACCGAATTGGACTAACCTCTGGTGTATCAGTTGTGCCGCCAGGTGCATCGCTGAGTAGCTACGTTGGGAAGGGATAAGCGCTGAAAGCATATAAGCGCGAAACCCACCACAAGATGAGATTTCTTTAAAGGGTCGTGGAAGATGACCACGTTGATAGGCTACAGATGTAAAGGCAGTAATGTCATAGTCAAGTAGTACTAATAGCCCGTAAGCTTATGTGCTCTAGGAATTGCTTTATAAAAGCTGACAGCAAACAGAGGTCAGTAATCAGATAAAATTCTACAAAAATAGTATCGAAAATATGTTAACAATATTGCAACACAAGTTGCTGTTTTAAGTTGTTAGTTATAAGTTTTAAGATTAGAACCTATGACATAAAACCCACAACATAGAACAAAAAGCTTAAGGTGGTTATAGCGTCGGGGCTCACCTCTTCCCATTCCGAACAGAGAAGTTAAGCCCGATTGCGCAGATGGTACTGCATTTTAATGTGGGAGAGTATGTCGCCGCCTTTTTTTATAAACCCTTCATTTTTTAATGAAGGGTTTATTTATTTTACCACAGATGACATAGATTTACACGGATTTGTAAACGGTAGCGAAAGGGATTGTTCAAATCAATCATAAAAAAGCTCCTATTAAAAAGGAGCTTTATATTCTATACTAATTCTTCAACAAAATTAAATCGAACCAAGCCGTCTTCATCAATTTTTGTTAGGGTAATATCGTGTAATGTGTTTACGAGTTCAGGATTCCAAGGAGTTTTTACTTTTACGTAATTTTCTGTAAATCCGTGAATGTATCCTTCTTTATTTTCGCTTTCAAACAAAACAGTATGGTTTGTATTTAACTCCTTTTCATAAAAAGCTCGACGTTTTTTTACCGACAATCCGCGTAACATTTTACTGCGCTTAGATCGAACATTTGCCGAAACAACTCCATCAAAATCTACAGCTTCGGTATTATCACGTTCAGAATAGGTGAAAACGTGTAAATATGAAATGTCTAAATCACTTAAAAAATTGTACGTTTCTAAAAACAATTCATCGGTTTCGCCGGGAAATCCAACAATAACATCCACACCAATACACGCATTTGGCATTACTTCTCGAATTTTCGCAACGCGTTCTGCATACAATTCACGCAAATAACGGCGTTTCATTTTCTTTAAAATAGTGTTTGATCCCGATTGTAATGGAATGTGAAAATGCGGTACAAAGGTTTTGCTTTTAGATACAAATTCAATGGTTTCGTTCTTTAAAAGATTTGGCTCTATAGACGAAATACGCAAACGTTCAATTCCTTCCACAGTATCTAAAGCCTGAACCAATTCAAAAAAGGTATGTTCGTGCTTTTTGTTTCCAAATTCGCCTTTACCGTAATCGCCTACATTTACACCTGTAAGAACAATTTCTTTAATTCCTTTTTCAGAAATTTCTTTGGCGTTTTTCATCACATTTTCCATAGTATCAGAACGCGAAATTCCGCGCGCCAAAGGAATAGTGCAATAAGTACATTTATAATCGCAACCGTCTTGAACCTTTAAAAAAGCTCGGGTTCTGTCGCCAATAGAATAACTTCCTACATAAAAATCGGCTTCTTCAATCTCGCAAGAATGAATTTCGCCCATATCATTTTTAGAAAGATCGTTTATATAATCGGTAATTTTAAACTTTTCA is from Flavobacterium dauae and encodes:
- the mtaB gene encoding tRNA (N(6)-L-threonylcarbamoyladenosine(37)-C(2))-methylthiotransferase MtaB yields the protein MENRKKVAFYTLGCKLNFSETSTIARSFNDEGFDRVDFEETADIYVINTCSVTENADKQFKQIVKKALKNNDKAFVAAVGCYAQLKPEELAAVDGVDLVLGATEKFKITDYINDLSKNDMGEIHSCEIEEADFYVGSYSIGDRTRAFLKVQDGCDYKCTYCTIPLARGISRSDTMENVMKNAKEISEKGIKEIVLTGVNVGDYGKGEFGNKKHEHTFFELVQALDTVEGIERLRISSIEPNLLKNETIEFVSKSKTFVPHFHIPLQSGSNTILKKMKRRYLRELYAERVAKIREVMPNACIGVDVIVGFPGETDELFLETYNFLSDLDISYLHVFTYSERDNTEAVDFDGVVSANVRSKRSKMLRGLSVKKRRAFYEKELNTNHTVLFESENKEGYIHGFTENYVKVKTPWNPELVNTLHDITLTKIDEDGLVRFNFVEELV